TTACAATCCCATACACAAAAGTTTACCTACTAGATAAAGTCAACATGTCTGAGCTCAAGGCCGGTGATAACTTCCCAGAGGGTGTCTGGTTCAGCTATATCCCTCCCTCGCCTGAAACCTCTGAGTTCACTACTTGTGGTACACCTGTCCCTTTCAACGCCAGCCAGGGTACGTGATTTCACATCCAAGTCTCGTTCAGAGTACGCGCATACTGACATCGCTTAACACAGaattcaagaacaagaaggttGTTCTTGTCTCTATCCCAGGTGCTTTCACGCCTACTTGCTCCGGCTCTCACATTCCTTCCTACTTGGAACAcgtcgacaagatcaaggccaagggtgtTGATCAGGTCATTGTCATCGCTGTCAATGACCCCTTTGTCATGAGCGGCTGGGCCAAGGCCAACGGCATTACCGATGACAAGATCGTGAGTTTCTCTTTTATTCAATAGGCCAGCATCACAGGATTAACTTGACCAGCTCTTCATGTCCGACAAGGATGCTAAGTTCTCCCAAACTATCGGCTGGAATATCGGTGAGCGAACTGGACGCTTTGCGATTATTGTCGACCAAGGCAAGGTCGTGTACGCTGCAAGGGACGAGGAGCCTGGAAGCATCGAGAAGTCTGGTGCCCTAGGCGTCCTGGCCCAGCTGTAATCGAAGTTGCATTGCAATACACAAAAGGAATAGAATATAGACGTGAAGCATGAAGGGTCAAGATAGATCGACGCGTGCTCAATTCGAAGCATATGAAAATCATCTCGATCTGAAATGTCATTTTTTGTGAAGCCTGCTCTCGTATCATAAGGCATCTTGTCGTCAAATCCATCAAAACATGTCGCCAGCAATTGGATCGACGCCGTGACATGTTTACCTAGGACCATGCGATTGTACAGCCCGTGTTCACCACGGCATGAAAGATGCAGCTTTGTTTGACCATTTTGCATTGCTCAGCTATCAATGCACCCTATTGGCAATCCATGCACCCGAGATTGTAGAAGAACCGGCCGGATAAAGACACAAGAACCACGGACTCCACTCTTCCATTTTCTTCCTCCCTCAAAGTCCATTCCTAACTTAACGGCTCTTGGCCTGAACCTTAGGAGCAGAGCCCTTGGCACCCTGCTTGCTGACTTGTCGGACAGCCTGGCCCTTGGAGGCCTGGGCAGCGAGCTTAGCCTTCTCGGacttcttggcagcagcatcggcctgcttcttctccttgctcTCCTTGATGGCCTGGGCTCGGGCAGCGGAACGGGCCTCGGGTCGGATGTtgcgcttctccttgatcacGTCGAGAGAAGCACCAACGATGCCTCGCTGAGACTTGACGGTGCGGCGAGTTCGCTTCTTGGCAACCTCCTGTAGAATATGTCAGCTCCGTTGAACGGTGGTAATTAGCAGAACACCAGCTGCAGTGATAGCCGCTGTGAGCGCTGCTAAAGTTTGGTGGATTCGTACCTCAGAGATACCCTTGCGGTGCTGTCGGCGGTAGAGGACGGTCCATGCGATACGGCGGGGGTTCTTCCTTTGCAGGAAGAGAGACTCCGACTTGCCGTTCTGGAATCGGAAGATCTTGCTGTCGCCACGGACGTAGAGCTTACCCTGTGAAGCGATACCCGTTAGCCTTGTGATGTCCTGATTCAAATAAATCCCAGTGCTCGTCCTGTGAtccgtcatcgtcgtcatcaccctCCAGCGACTGGGGCGTTTCGCATTTCGATAATCGACCGGATCGCATCAAGGGGACGGATGGGGATAATGGCTGAAGGAGCGTACCTTGCCAGGGTAGATTCTCGCGCCGGAGAAGGTGTCCTCGTAGGTTCGCATCTTGTCGCTGGTTGTGCTTTGAAGGCGACAAGGTGTTGTGTGGTTGACCGTGGATTGGCAATGGCAA
The window above is part of the Fusarium musae strain F31 chromosome 6, whole genome shotgun sequence genome. Proteins encoded here:
- a CDS encoding hypothetical protein (EggNog:ENOG41), which encodes MSELKAGDNFPEGVWFSYIPPSPETSEFTTCGTPVPFNASQEFKNKKVVLVSIPGAFTPTCSGSHIPSYLEHVDKIKAKGVDQVIVIAVNDPFVMSGWAKANGITDDKILFMSDKDAKFSQTIGWNIGERTGRFAIIVDQGKVVYAARDEEPGSIEKSGALGVLAQL
- the RPL24 gene encoding 60S ribosomal protein L24 (EggNog:ENOG41) gives rise to the protein MRTYEDTFSGARIYPGKGKLYVRGDSKIFRFQNGKSESLFLQRKNPRRIAWTVLYRRQHRKGISEEVAKKRTRRTVKSQRGIVGASLDVIKEKRNIRPEARSAARAQAIKESKEKKQADAAAKKSEKAKLAAQASKGQAVRQVSKQGAKGSAPKVQAKSR